Proteins encoded together in one Onychomys torridus chromosome 1, mOncTor1.1, whole genome shotgun sequence window:
- the LOC118572546 gene encoding olfactory receptor 51F2, producing MTPSCLASQASIMLIFNNTNSQPPTFLLTGIPGLRAAQVWISIPFCLLYIIALSGNSMILLVILREHSLHEPMYYFLSMLSVTDLSLSLCTLSTTLGVLWFEAREINLNACIAQMFFLHGFTFMESGVLLAMAFDRFVAICDPLRYTTILTNSRIAQIGIIVLIRNVAVMLPVVLFVKRLSFCRSLVLSHSYCYHVDLIQLSCTDNRINSVLGLFALFSTTGFDCPCILLSYVLIIRSVLSIASSEERQKAFNTCISHISAVAIFYIPLISLSLVHRYGRSAPAFVHTIMANVFLLIPPVLNPIIYSVKTKQIRKAIIKVFNHKQSQI from the exons ATGACACCCTCCTGCCTGGCGTCACAAG CCTCCATTATGCTCATCTTCAATAATACCAATTCCCAGCCTCCGACCTTTCTCCTCACTGGTATCCCGGGTCTGAGAGCAGCTCAGGTCTGGATCTCCATTCCCTTTTGTCTCCTGTACATAATTGCCCTCTCTGGGAACAGCATGATCCTGCTGGTGATCCTTCGTGAGCACAGCCTTCATGAGCCTATGTACTATTTCCTCTCTATGCTTTCAGTCACAGACCTAAGCCTGTCTCTGTGCACGCTTTCCACTACACTTGGTGTTCTCTGGTTTGAAGCTCGAGAGATCAACTTAAATGCTTGCATTGCCCAGATGTTCTTTCTCCATGGGTTTACTTTTATGGAGTCTGGGGTTCTGCTGGCCATGGCCTTTGATCGTTTTGTGGCCATCTGTGATCCACTAAGATACACCACAATTCTTACCAATAGCAGGATTGCCCAGATCGGCATAATTGTGCTGATAAGGAATGTTGCTGTCATGTTGCCAGTCGTGCTGTTTGTTAAGAGGCTGTCCTTCTGCAGATCTTTGGTTCTTTCACATTCCTACTGCTACCATGTTGATCTCATTCAGCTCTCATGTACGGACAACAGAATCAATAGCGTTCTTGGTCTGTTTGCACTGTTCTCCACTACAGGGTTTGACTGCCCATGTATCTTGCTCTCCTATGTACTGATCATTCGATCAGTCCTCAGCATTGCTTCCTCAGAGGAGCGACAGAAAGCCTTCAATACATGCATATCCCACATCAGTGCTGTAGCCATCTTCTACATCCCTCTCATCAGCTTGTCTCTTGTACACCGCTATGGCCGTTCAGCACCTGCCTTTGTTCACACCATCATGGCCAATGTCTTCCTGCTCATTCCTCCTGTGCTCAACCCTATCATCTACAGTGTGAAGACAAAGCAAATTCGAAAGGCTATTATCAAGGTTTTCAATCACAAGCAGAGCCAAATCTAA